The proteins below come from a single Thermoflexus hugenholtzii JAD2 genomic window:
- a CDS encoding class I SAM-dependent methyltransferase: MNYEAFAEFYDRFFGDFLDDLAFYQGYAERAGSPLLEVGCGTGRLTVPLAAAGFHLTGLEAAGAMLERARARAEAAGVADRIRWVQGDAIRGIPDGPYPMAFIPLNTFLHFDSLEAQQAVLRHLHRALEPGGFLLLDCLNPDAAFLAEHGQVVLRGWQEEGSSLLLWFEARRVDAAAQRLELVILVEILNPDGTWRRWAFPSSMRFVWPGELRLLLEGCGFTVEAMFGNYDLSPYREDSPQMLVVARRR; the protein is encoded by the coding sequence GTGAACTACGAAGCCTTCGCCGAGTTCTACGATCGGTTCTTCGGGGATTTCCTGGACGATCTCGCGTTCTATCAGGGCTACGCCGAGCGGGCCGGATCCCCGTTGCTGGAGGTGGGCTGCGGCACCGGCCGGCTCACCGTGCCCCTGGCCGCCGCCGGCTTCCACCTGACCGGTCTGGAGGCCGCGGGGGCGATGCTGGAGCGGGCCCGGGCGCGGGCGGAGGCCGCCGGCGTGGCCGACCGTATCCGCTGGGTCCAGGGCGACGCGATCCGGGGGATCCCGGATGGCCCTTATCCCATGGCCTTCATCCCCCTCAACACCTTTCTCCATTTCGACTCCCTGGAGGCCCAGCAGGCGGTCCTGCGCCATCTGCACCGCGCCCTGGAGCCGGGAGGGTTCCTGCTCCTGGACTGCCTGAACCCGGATGCGGCGTTCCTGGCCGAGCACGGCCAGGTGGTCCTGCGCGGGTGGCAGGAGGAAGGCTCCTCCCTCCTGCTCTGGTTCGAAGCGCGGCGGGTGGACGCAGCCGCCCAGCGCCTGGAGCTGGTGATCCTGGTGGAGATCCTGAACCCCGATGGGACATGGCGACGCTGGGCCTTCCCCAGCTCGATGCGTTTCGTGTGGCCCGGGGAGCTGCGGCTTCTGCTGGAAGGATGCGGCTTCACGGTGGAGGCGATGTTCGGGAACTACGACCTGAGCCCCTATCGCGAGGACAGCCCCCAGATGCTGGTGGTGGCCCGACGACGCTGA
- a CDS encoding metal-dependent transcriptional regulator: protein MEDALNRHHPPPSPTPAMRAYLAEIYRLGEGEPVRATQLARRLDVTLTAAVRMLNRLESHGWIQRTRHGIRLTETGEREALRSIRRHRILEAFLNRVLGIGWEEVHALADRLDPAVDEALCERMYEVAGRPSHCPHGDPIPTPEGWIPPLGDVPLSEIPIGARGRITRVKTEDAEQLRYLGSLGLVPGVPFELVARAPFNGPLRLRLPQHDVIIGPELAQHLRVILEPEPSGASS, encoded by the coding sequence ATGGAGGATGCGCTGAACCGCCACCATCCGCCCCCGTCGCCCACCCCGGCGATGCGGGCTTATCTGGCCGAGATCTACCGGCTCGGCGAGGGGGAGCCCGTGCGGGCCACCCAGCTGGCCCGCCGGCTGGACGTCACCCTCACCGCGGCCGTCCGCATGCTCAACCGCCTGGAGTCCCACGGCTGGATCCAGCGGACCCGCCACGGGATCCGGTTGACGGAGACGGGGGAACGGGAGGCGCTGCGAAGCATCCGACGGCATCGCATCCTGGAGGCCTTCCTGAACCGGGTGCTGGGGATCGGATGGGAGGAAGTGCACGCCCTGGCGGATCGCCTGGACCCGGCGGTGGACGAGGCGCTGTGCGAGCGGATGTATGAGGTAGCCGGCCGCCCGTCCCACTGCCCCCACGGGGATCCCATCCCCACGCCGGAGGGATGGATCCCGCCGCTGGGGGACGTTCCCCTAAGCGAGATCCCTATCGGCGCCCGGGGGCGCATCACGCGGGTCAAAACCGAAGATGCCGAACAGCTGCGCTATCTGGGCTCCCTCGGGCTGGTCCCCGGCGTCCCCTTCGAGCTGGTCGCCCGGGCGCCCTTCAACGGCCCCCTGCGGCTCCGGCTCCCGCAGCATGATGTGATCATCGGGCCTGAGCTGGCCCAGCACCTGCGGGTGATCCTGGAGCCGGAGCCCTCCGGGGCCTCCTCCTGA